A single Opisthocomus hoazin isolate bOpiHoa1 chromosome 1, bOpiHoa1.hap1, whole genome shotgun sequence DNA region contains:
- the NIPA1 gene encoding magnesium transporter NIPA1, whose protein sequence is MTSSRRLPRAGRAPGAAAAAGARAEPPSAGRGGTGRSRCRVRWARVAAAAPAAVGGAMRMAVGAAAGEGAAQSPGPAAVSLGLSVAVVSSLVNGSTFVLQKKGIVRARGRGTSYLTDIVWWSGTIAMALGQIGNFLAYTAVPTVLVTPLGALGVPFGSILASYLLKEKLNILGKLGCLLSCAGSVVLIIHSPKSESVTTQAELEEKLTNPVFVGYLCVVLLMLLLLIFWIAPAHGPTNIMVYISICSLLGSFTVPSTKGIGLAAQDIFHNNPSSQRALYLCLVLLAVLGCSIIIQFRYINKALECFDSSVFGAIYYVVFTTLVLLASAILFREWSNVGVVDFLGMACGFTTVSIGIVLIQVFKEFNFNIGDLNKPNMKTD, encoded by the exons ATGACGTCATCTCGCCGCCTTCCCCGCGCGGGCCGCGCGCCAggagccgcggccgccgccggtGCCCGCGCGGAGCCGccctcggcggggcggggcgggacggggcggagCCGCTGCCGGGTGCGCTGGGCCCGGGTGGcggccgccgcgccagcagctgTCGGCGGGGCGATGCGGATGGCGGTGGGCGCGGCAGCGGGCGAGGGGGCAGCgcagagccccggccccgccgccgtgtCGCTGGGCCTCAGCGTGGCCGTGGTCTCCAGCCTGGTGAACGGCTCCACCTTCGTCTTGCAGAAGAAGGGGATCGTGCGGGCCCGCGGGCGAG GTACTTCGTACTTAACAGATATAGTATGGTGGTCTGGCACTATAGCAA TGGCTCTGGGTCAGATAGGGAATTTCTTGGCCTACACTGCAGTCCCAACTGTGCTAGTGACGCCCTTGGGAGCTCTTGGCGTTCCATTTGG GTCCATTTTAGCTTCTtacttactgaaagaaaaactgaacaTTCTTGGCAAGCTGGGATGTTTGCTGAGCTGCGCTGGGTCTGTTGTTCTCATCATCCATTCCCCAAAGTCCGAGAGCGTAACGACTCAGGCCGAGCTTGAAGAGAAGCTTACAAATCCAg tttttgtGGGTTATCTCTGCGTAGTGCTGCTAATGCTTCTCCTGCTTATCTTCTGGATAGCTCCAGCTCATGGACCTACTAATATCATGGTTTACATCAGTATTTGCTCTCTGTTGGGCAGTTTCACTGTTCCCAGCACAAAAGGGATTGGGCTGGCTGCTCAAGATATCTTTCACAATAACCCGTCGAGTCAAAGGGCTCTGTACCTCTGTCTGGTACTTCTGGCAGTATTAGGGTGTAGCATTATCATTCAGTTCAGATACATCAATAAGGCACTGGAATGTTTCGACTCCTCTGTGTTTGGTGCCATCTACTATGTTGTGTTTACCACCTTAGTCCTGCTGGCTTCAGCCATCCTTTTCAGGGAGTGGAGTAATGTAGGAGTGGTAGATTTCTTGGGAATGGCTTGTGGATTCACCACAGTATCTATTGGAATTGTTCTTATACAAGTCTTCAAGGAATTCAACTTCAATATCGGGGATTTAAATAAACCTAACATGAAGACagattaa